One genomic region from Listeria monocytogenes encodes:
- the hslO gene encoding Hsp33 family molecular chaperone HslO — protein sequence MSDYLVKALAYDGMARVYAAVTTETIKEAQRRHDTWSVSSAALGRTMTGTLFLGAMQKEDQKITVKIEGDGPIGPIVADSNAQGQIRGYVTNPHVHFSELNEAGKLDVRRGVGTSGMLSVVKDLGFGENFTGQTPIVSGEIGEDFTYYLATSEQINSSVGVGVLVNPDDTIEAAGGFMLQLLPGATDEIIDEIEKNLMALPTVSRMIEAGETPESILAKLAGGEDKLQILEKIPVSFECNCSKERFGSAIISLGKEEIRSMIEEDHGAEAECHFCRNTYDFSEEELETLYEEAK from the coding sequence ATGAGTGATTATTTAGTTAAAGCGTTAGCCTACGATGGCATGGCGCGTGTATATGCAGCAGTAACAACCGAAACAATCAAAGAAGCGCAAAGAAGACATGATACATGGTCAGTTTCCTCTGCCGCACTTGGCAGAACGATGACAGGGACGCTTTTCCTTGGAGCAATGCAAAAAGAAGATCAAAAAATCACTGTTAAAATCGAAGGGGACGGTCCAATTGGTCCAATCGTTGCTGATAGTAATGCACAAGGCCAAATCAGAGGATACGTAACAAATCCACACGTTCATTTCAGCGAACTAAATGAAGCTGGAAAACTAGATGTCCGCCGCGGGGTTGGGACATCCGGTATGCTTTCGGTTGTAAAAGATTTAGGCTTTGGCGAAAATTTCACCGGACAAACACCAATTGTTTCAGGTGAAATTGGCGAAGATTTTACGTATTACTTAGCAACATCCGAACAAATAAACTCTTCCGTCGGTGTAGGAGTGCTTGTTAATCCAGATGATACGATTGAAGCGGCAGGTGGTTTCATGTTGCAACTACTTCCTGGCGCGACAGACGAAATCATTGATGAAATCGAAAAAAATCTGATGGCTCTACCAACAGTTTCTAGAATGATTGAAGCGGGCGAAACTCCTGAATCTATCCTAGCTAAACTAGCGGGCGGAGAAGATAAATTACAAATTTTAGAAAAAATCCCAGTTTCTTTTGAATGTAACTGTTCCAAAGAACGCTTTGGCAGTGCAATCATTTCACTTGGAAAAGAAGAAATTCGTTCCATGATAGAAGAGGATCATGGCGCAGAAGCAGAATGCCATTTTTGCCGAAACACTTATGATTTCTCAGAAGAAGAATTAGAAACGTTGTATGAAGAAGCAAAATAA
- a CDS encoding type III pantothenate kinase, which translates to MILVIDVGNTNCTVGVYEKQKLLKHWRMTTDRHRTSDELGMTVLNFFSHANLTPSDIQGIIISSVVPPIMHAMETMCVRYFNIRPLIVGPGIKTGLNLKVDNPREIGSDRIVNAVAASEEYGTPVIVVDFGTATTFCYIDESGVYQGGAIAPGIMISTEALYNRAAKLPRVDIAESSQIIGKSTVSSMQAGIFYGFVGQCEGIIAEMKKQSNASPVVVATGGLARMITEKSSAVDILDPFLTLKGLELLYRRNKPTTEK; encoded by the coding sequence ATGATACTTGTAATTGACGTTGGCAATACTAATTGTACTGTCGGAGTTTATGAAAAACAAAAGCTTCTAAAACATTGGCGCATGACAACAGATCGTCACCGCACATCTGATGAATTAGGAATGACAGTCTTGAACTTTTTTTCGCATGCAAATTTAACGCCTTCTGATATTCAAGGAATTATTATTTCGTCCGTCGTTCCACCAATTATGCACGCGATGGAAACAATGTGTGTACGTTATTTTAATATCCGACCATTAATCGTTGGTCCAGGAATAAAAACTGGTTTAAATCTCAAAGTAGATAATCCGCGCGAAATTGGATCTGACCGAATCGTAAACGCCGTAGCTGCATCTGAAGAATACGGTACCCCGGTTATCGTAGTCGATTTTGGCACTGCAACCACATTTTGCTATATCGATGAATCAGGTGTATACCAAGGTGGCGCGATTGCTCCAGGCATTATGATTTCGACCGAAGCCCTCTATAACCGTGCCGCAAAACTTCCTCGTGTAGATATTGCTGAATCTAGCCAAATCATCGGTAAATCCACCGTGTCATCTATGCAAGCGGGTATTTTTTACGGTTTTGTAGGCCAATGCGAAGGGATTATCGCAGAAATGAAAAAGCAATCCAACGCAAGCCCAGTAGTAGTTGCAACAGGCGGGCTCGCTCGGATGATAACAGAAAAATCTTCCGCAGTAGACATTTTAGATCCATTTTTAACATTAAAAGGTCTAGAACTTCTATATAGAAGAAACAAACCGACTACAGAAAAATAA
- the folK gene encoding 2-amino-4-hydroxy-6-hydroxymethyldihydropteridine diphosphokinase: protein MAKAFLSIGTNIGERLENLNDALSGLAASDKINITNVSSVYETDAVGYEDQAAFLNIAVEIETDFPPIDLLDFCLALELELGRVRLFKWGPRLIDIDVLLYDDVKTDTEKLKIPHPYMKERAFVMIPLIEISPEKSNLVENPALLEEQGVRKIKNQVNW from the coding sequence ATGGCTAAAGCATTTCTGTCAATTGGTACAAACATTGGCGAACGTTTAGAAAATTTAAATGACGCACTAAGTGGTTTAGCTGCCTCAGATAAAATTAATATCACCAACGTATCTAGCGTATACGAAACAGATGCAGTAGGTTACGAAGATCAAGCAGCATTTTTAAATATCGCTGTAGAAATTGAAACGGACTTTCCACCAATTGATTTATTAGATTTTTGCCTTGCGCTCGAACTTGAATTGGGGCGAGTTCGATTATTTAAGTGGGGTCCGCGACTCATTGATATTGATGTTTTATTATATGATGATGTTAAAACCGATACAGAAAAGCTAAAAATCCCACATCCTTATATGAAAGAACGTGCTTTTGTGATGATTCCATTAATAGAAATTTCACCAGAAAAAAGCAATCTTGTAGAGAATCCGGCCCTTTTGGAAGAACAAGGTGTTCGG
- the cysK gene encoding cysteine synthase A, with amino-acid sequence MTIANSITDLIGKTPIVKLNRLPEAGSADVYVKLEFQNPGGSVKDRIANAMIESAEKSGALKPGDTIIEPTSGNTGIGLAMVAAAKGYQAIFVMPETMSLERRKLLQAYGAKLVLTPGPDGMKGAIAKAEELAKENNYFVPQQFHNPANPAVHEETTGPEIVEAFGKDGLDAFIAGVGTGGTVTGVGHVLKKNYPDVKIYALEPEESPVLSGGSPSPHKIQGIGAGFVPDTLDTKVYDGILKVSSEDALETAREVAKKEGILVGISSGATIKAALDLAKELGAGKKVLAIVASNGERYLSTPLYNFED; translated from the coding sequence ATGACAATTGCAAATTCAATCACTGATTTAATTGGAAAGACACCTATTGTGAAACTTAATCGTTTGCCAGAAGCAGGAAGCGCGGATGTATACGTAAAATTAGAATTTCAAAATCCGGGTGGTAGCGTAAAAGACCGTATTGCTAATGCAATGATCGAAAGCGCTGAAAAATCTGGTGCATTAAAACCGGGTGACACAATTATTGAGCCAACTAGCGGAAATACAGGTATCGGCCTAGCAATGGTAGCAGCAGCCAAAGGTTACCAAGCAATTTTCGTAATGCCAGAAACAATGAGCTTAGAACGTCGTAAATTACTTCAAGCTTACGGTGCGAAATTAGTTTTAACACCGGGACCAGATGGCATGAAAGGTGCAATTGCTAAAGCGGAGGAACTTGCAAAAGAAAATAACTATTTTGTTCCACAACAATTCCACAACCCAGCAAACCCAGCTGTTCATGAAGAAACAACTGGACCAGAAATCGTTGAAGCTTTCGGTAAAGATGGCTTAGATGCTTTCATCGCGGGAGTGGGAACAGGCGGAACAGTAACTGGTGTAGGACACGTACTTAAAAAGAACTACCCAGACGTTAAAATCTATGCCCTTGAACCAGAAGAATCCCCAGTACTTAGTGGCGGTTCTCCATCTCCACATAAAATTCAAGGTATCGGTGCTGGCTTCGTTCCAGATACGTTAGATACAAAAGTATATGACGGCATTCTAAAAGTTTCAAGCGAAGATGCCCTAGAAACAGCGCGTGAAGTAGCGAAAAAAGAAGGTATTTTAGTGGGTATTTCTTCCGGAGCAACTATTAAAGCAGCTCTAGACCTTGCGAAAGAACTTGGTGCTGGCAAAAAAGTACTCGCAATCGTTGCGAGTAATGGCGAACGCTACTTAAGCACGCCGCTTTATAATTTTGAAGATTAA
- the folP gene encoding dihydropteroate synthase, with translation MKKWKRDHLGMVMGILNVTPDSFSDGGKYMQVEEAVARALQMAEDGAAIIDVGGISTRPGFSEVTPDEELARIIPVIKAVRTKLPDIWISVDSWRAEVAEQAILAGADMINDQWGAKKEPKIAEVAAKYDVPICLMHNRENAQYDNFLEDVKKDLLESIAIAKAASVPDEHIILDPGFGFVKTPAQNLEVLRRIDEIVALGYEVLLGTSRKSTIGLVLGTTPGDRMEGTGATTVYGFSKGCTITRVHDVLPIARMVRMTDAITGKLDITNL, from the coding sequence TTGAAGAAGTGGAAAAGGGATCACCTAGGTATGGTCATGGGGATATTGAATGTTACGCCAGATTCTTTTTCAGATGGCGGGAAATATATGCAAGTAGAAGAAGCGGTGGCTCGAGCGTTACAAATGGCGGAAGATGGAGCAGCGATTATTGACGTTGGAGGAATATCTACTCGTCCTGGTTTTTCGGAAGTAACCCCCGATGAAGAACTTGCCCGAATTATACCGGTCATTAAAGCTGTCAGGACGAAATTACCCGATATATGGATTTCCGTTGATTCTTGGCGTGCTGAAGTAGCGGAACAGGCTATCTTAGCGGGAGCTGATATGATAAATGACCAGTGGGGTGCGAAAAAAGAACCGAAAATTGCCGAAGTTGCTGCAAAATACGATGTACCGATTTGTTTAATGCACAATCGTGAGAACGCGCAATACGACAATTTTTTAGAAGATGTGAAAAAAGACTTGTTAGAAAGTATTGCCATAGCTAAAGCAGCATCAGTACCAGACGAGCATATTATTCTCGATCCAGGTTTTGGTTTTGTTAAGACACCTGCTCAGAATTTAGAAGTGTTACGACGGATTGATGAGATAGTCGCACTTGGTTACGAGGTTTTACTCGGTACGAGCAGGAAGTCAACTATTGGGCTCGTCCTAGGAACTACTCCTGGAGATAGAATGGAAGGAACTGGAGCAACAACTGTCTATGGATTTTCGAAAGGTTGTACAATTACTCGTGTCCATGATGTACTTCCAATTGCACGTATGGTGCGAATGACAGATGCAATCACGGGCAAATTAGATATTACAAATTTATAA
- the folB gene encoding dihydroneopterin aldolase codes for MDKIYLNELVFYGYHGVLKEETKLGQTFRVSLILGLSTKKAGISDSVEDTVSYADVYETVKEIVEGTPFKLIEALAEKIATEVLTGYPLLEEVTVKLIKPNPPIPGHYDSVAVEIERKRRDLNG; via the coding sequence TTGGATAAAATTTATTTAAACGAATTAGTGTTTTACGGATACCACGGAGTTTTGAAAGAGGAAACAAAACTGGGGCAAACATTTCGCGTGTCACTAATTCTTGGACTTTCTACCAAAAAAGCGGGAATATCAGATAGCGTAGAAGATACAGTCAGCTATGCAGACGTATATGAAACAGTAAAAGAAATAGTAGAAGGAACGCCATTCAAATTAATCGAGGCGCTTGCCGAAAAAATTGCAACGGAAGTTTTAACTGGTTATCCTCTATTAGAAGAAGTGACTGTAAAACTTATTAAACCAAATCCTCCAATTCCGGGACATTATGATTCTGTTGCAGTAGAAATTGAACGTAAAAGAAGAGATTTGAATGGCTAA